One genomic window of Candidatus Acidiferrales bacterium includes the following:
- a CDS encoding Gfo/Idh/MocA family oxidoreductase — translation MVDKSVRVGVVGVGSYGRNHARVYRQLPGVELIGVLDIRPDRAESVAGEFRVRAFHNLDELAESVEAASVAIPTADHARVGTELLERGLDLLVEKPIATTLAEADQLIAAASKRNRILQVGHLERFNPAVSAVRPFITRPLFFEVHRLGVFTERSLDVDVVFDVMIHDLDIVRAFVKSPVRSVDAVGIPVITDKVDIANVRVEFENGCVANLTASRVSTEKVRKLRFFQPHEYVSLDYTRHDVLVISVEHAGAGFPKLHFRKLPTQPEEPLKAELEAFVNSVRTRTRPEVDGVEGRQALALAHEVMSSIRQHAERVQLGAGHTAARE, via the coding sequence ATGGTGGACAAGTCGGTTCGCGTGGGCGTAGTGGGCGTTGGTTCTTATGGCCGGAACCATGCGCGGGTGTATCGGCAATTGCCGGGCGTCGAGTTGATCGGCGTGCTCGACATTCGTCCCGACCGGGCCGAGTCGGTCGCCGGCGAGTTCCGCGTCCGCGCCTTTCATAACCTGGACGAGTTGGCGGAGAGCGTCGAGGCCGCCAGCGTCGCCATCCCGACCGCCGACCATGCCCGGGTCGGAACCGAACTCCTCGAGCGCGGGCTCGATCTGCTGGTCGAAAAGCCGATCGCGACAACGCTGGCCGAGGCCGATCAACTCATCGCTGCGGCCAGCAAGCGCAACCGTATCCTTCAGGTCGGCCATCTCGAGCGCTTCAACCCGGCCGTCTCGGCGGTGCGCCCGTTCATCACCCGGCCGCTCTTTTTTGAAGTTCACCGGTTGGGTGTATTCACCGAGCGCAGCCTGGACGTGGACGTGGTCTTTGACGTGATGATTCACGATCTGGATATCGTTCGCGCGTTCGTCAAATCCCCCGTCCGATCGGTTGATGCGGTCGGCATTCCCGTGATCACGGACAAGGTGGACATTGCCAACGTTCGCGTGGAATTCGAAAACGGCTGTGTGGCGAACTTGACAGCCAGTCGCGTCAGCACCGAGAAAGTGCGCAAGCTGCGCTTTTTCCAACCGCACGAGTACGTTTCCCTCGACTACACCCGGCACGACGTCCTGGTCATCAGCGTGGAGCACGCGGGCGCAGGCTTTCCCAAACTCCACTTCCGCAAATTGCCCACGCAGCCGGAAGAGCCGCTGAAGGCGGAGCTCGAGGCCTTTGTGAACTCGGTGCGCACCCGGACGCGGCCGGAAGTGGACGGGGTCGAGGGCCGCCAGGCGTTGGCGCTGGCCCATGAGGTGATGTCCAGCATCCGGCAACATGCCGAGCGTGTCCAGCTCGGCGCAGGGCACACCGCCGCCCGGGAGTAG
- the lpxI gene encoding UDP-2,3-diacylglucosamine diphosphatase LpxI (LpxI, functionally equivalent to LpxH, replaces it in LPS biosynthesis in a minority of bacteria.) produces MPQADQDRWGLIAGNGRFPFLVLEAARSQGIEMTVIGLREETFPEMEQQATRLHWVSLGELSRALDFLRQEGINKVVMAGQVKHKQIFSAIPADNLLSRLLGSLPAKSTDMLIGAVARILHQAGIEVVDSTLFLKPLLPEAGVLTARAPDAREMADIEYGQEIAWQIAGLDLGQTVVVCDRACVAVEAMEGTDETIERAGRLAQLGRLGPDKGGLVVVKVSKPGQDMRFDVPVVGKPTIEVMQRARATALAIDAHRTLLVDRAEMIAAANQAGIAIQAFPQRD; encoded by the coding sequence TTGCCTCAGGCGGACCAGGATCGCTGGGGATTGATCGCCGGAAACGGCCGGTTTCCGTTTCTCGTTTTGGAAGCCGCCCGCAGCCAGGGCATCGAGATGACCGTCATCGGTCTCCGCGAAGAGACATTTCCCGAGATGGAGCAGCAGGCGACGCGGCTGCACTGGGTCAGTCTGGGCGAATTGTCACGCGCCCTCGATTTCCTCCGCCAGGAAGGCATCAACAAAGTGGTGATGGCGGGCCAGGTGAAACACAAGCAAATCTTCAGTGCTATTCCCGCGGATAACCTCCTTTCCCGACTCCTCGGAAGCCTTCCGGCCAAGAGCACGGACATGCTGATCGGCGCCGTCGCGCGGATACTCCATCAAGCGGGGATCGAGGTTGTGGACTCGACACTGTTTTTGAAGCCGCTTCTCCCGGAGGCCGGGGTGCTGACCGCGCGCGCGCCGGATGCCCGTGAGATGGCCGACATCGAGTACGGCCAAGAGATTGCCTGGCAAATCGCCGGCCTCGACCTTGGCCAAACGGTGGTCGTTTGCGACCGCGCTTGTGTGGCCGTTGAGGCGATGGAGGGCACCGACGAGACGATCGAGCGCGCCGGGCGCCTGGCGCAACTCGGGCGGCTCGGGCCGGACAAAGGGGGACTGGTCGTGGTCAAGGTCAGCAAGCCCGGACAGGATATGCGCTTTGATGTGCCGGTGGTGGGCAAGCCGACCATTGAGGTGATGCAGCGCGCCCGCGCTACCGCCCTCGCCATTGACGCGCATCGAACCCTGTTGGTGGACCGCGCGGAAATGATCGCCGCGGCCAATCAGGCGGGCATTGCAATTCAGGCGTTCCCCCAGCGGGATTAG
- the lpxA gene encoding acyl-ACP--UDP-N-acetylglucosamine O-acyltransferase codes for MSEIHPTAVVSPKARMGNCSKVGPYAVVGDGVTLGEGSEVMAHACLLGPATIGRENVFYPFCSIAGPAQDLKYRGEPSTVVIGDHNVFREYVTVNRGTVGGQGVTRIGSHNFLMAYVHIAHDCVVGDHTIFGNAATLAGHVIVEDYANVGAFCAIHQFCRVGTHGFLGGGTIITQDVLPFSKTVAPRDSRVFGPNTPGLERRGFSPERIRAIQAAFRLLCRSKLNTSQAVAKIRETLNHSEDVEVLLRFIESSERGFIR; via the coding sequence ATGAGCGAGATTCATCCCACGGCGGTCGTCTCACCCAAGGCTAGAATGGGAAATTGCTCCAAGGTGGGCCCCTATGCCGTTGTGGGCGACGGCGTGACGCTCGGCGAGGGCTCGGAGGTGATGGCCCACGCCTGCCTTCTCGGACCCGCCACCATCGGCCGGGAGAATGTGTTTTATCCCTTTTGCTCGATTGCCGGGCCGGCTCAGGATTTGAAGTATCGCGGCGAGCCGAGCACCGTCGTCATCGGCGACCACAACGTCTTCCGCGAATACGTCACCGTCAACCGGGGCACGGTCGGGGGCCAGGGAGTTACCCGCATTGGCAGCCACAATTTCCTGATGGCCTACGTTCACATCGCCCACGATTGCGTGGTCGGGGACCATACCATTTTCGGCAACGCCGCCACGCTCGCCGGACACGTCATCGTCGAAGACTACGCCAATGTCGGGGCGTTCTGCGCCATCCATCAATTCTGCCGCGTTGGAACACACGGCTTTCTTGGGGGCGGGACGATCATCACCCAGGACGTCCTGCCTTTTTCGAAGACGGTGGCGCCGCGCGATTCCCGCGTCTTCGGCCCCAACACGCCTGGTCTCGAGCGGCGCGGCTTTTCGCCCGAACGCATCCGGGCAATCCAGGCGGCTTTTCGCCTGCTTTGTCGGTCCAAGTTGAATACCTCGCAGGCAGTGGCCAAAATCCGCGAAACACTGAACCACAGCGAGGATGTCGAGGTTCTCTTGCGCTTCATTGAAAGCTCCGAGCGCGGGTTTATTCGATAG
- the fabZ gene encoding 3-hydroxyacyl-ACP dehydratase FabZ yields the protein MILDSNQIQKVLPHRYPILMVDAILELEPRKRIVGLKNVSINEPFFVGHFPGAPVMPGVMILEALAQTGGYLLLREVPEREKKLLYFAGIEHARFRRPVRPGDQLRLEVEVIAWRNTVCKMKGQAFVGEEVAAEATLLCKMVDRES from the coding sequence ATGATTCTTGATTCCAACCAGATCCAAAAGGTGCTGCCGCATCGCTACCCCATCCTGATGGTGGATGCGATCCTGGAGCTCGAACCACGCAAGCGCATCGTGGGCCTCAAGAATGTTTCTATCAACGAGCCGTTCTTTGTCGGCCACTTTCCCGGCGCGCCGGTGATGCCGGGCGTCATGATCCTGGAGGCGCTGGCGCAGACAGGCGGCTATCTGCTCTTGCGCGAGGTGCCCGAACGCGAAAAGAAGCTGCTCTACTTCGCCGGGATCGAACATGCCCGGTTCCGCCGGCCGGTGCGGCCCGGCGACCAGCTCCGCCTGGAAGTGGAGGTGATTGCCTGGCGCAATACCGTTTGCAAAATGAAGGGGCAAGCTTTTGTAGGAGAGGAAGTGGCAGCGGAAGCGACGCTGCTGTGCAAGATGGTGGACCGGGAATCATGA